Proteins encoded in a region of the Spirochaetota bacterium genome:
- a CDS encoding sensor domain-containing diguanylate cyclase — protein IRLILLLYFLCLFLPRSIYALEPINISESFTSANVAPYSEYLEDKTFSLTFEDILKNDYTFTPNPHSSFKFGVKRSAFWIRFKVTTGAESLELPRYIEFDNSALGTIEVYYPVTDSGHEKYVKLKGGWQIHNNSDEIHFLNPAFRLPTTIDDSRPLYIRIATPYLPTTACYVRAPDDFRSTGMFRMLVLSIALGVLISMILYNATIFMFLKDRNYGIYIIYVFMMLMYQGTVTGQFRYIHNAVGSFLISQIPLIVALLLLVIILFVVSFLNLRHYAPIHYKIMLAIAIPVCIVLILAIFQQRFITNAALYYIVLVLDILILSAAIAALHSGFAPAKFFLLAWIFVVGGAMVFVLRGLGILPQNPSTQYAIFIGSAIESVVLSFALGYRIKTIRDESEELKQKEAELEKLSVTDALTTLYNKRHLNEKLSEILRTVSFDHHPVSLIMIDIDHFKDFNDTYGHMEGDRLLSGFAKILKSTIRGDDIPCRYGGEEFVIILNNTGIDDALFVAEKIRTRFENYVHDLESGKKVSATLSAGIATCRIDDTPETLLKRADEALYRAKSGGRNRCEVGI, from the coding sequence GCATTAGGCTGATACTCTTACTGTACTTTTTATGTTTATTTTTGCCCCGCTCAATTTACGCTCTTGAGCCAATCAATATTTCCGAATCTTTTACATCTGCCAATGTTGCACCATATTCTGAATATCTTGAGGATAAAACTTTTTCACTCACTTTTGAAGATATACTTAAAAATGATTACACATTCACTCCAAATCCTCATTCTTCTTTTAAGTTTGGGGTAAAGCGTTCAGCGTTCTGGATCCGATTTAAAGTTACTACCGGCGCTGAATCATTAGAGTTGCCGCGTTACATTGAATTTGATAATTCAGCTTTAGGCACCATAGAAGTGTATTATCCTGTCACTGATTCTGGGCATGAAAAATATGTAAAGCTTAAGGGAGGCTGGCAAATTCACAATAATTCAGATGAGATACATTTTCTTAATCCGGCATTCAGGCTCCCCACTACAATTGATGACTCACGGCCACTGTATATTCGCATTGCCACTCCCTATCTCCCCACCACTGCCTGTTATGTACGTGCACCTGATGATTTCAGGTCAACGGGAATGTTTCGCATGCTGGTGTTAAGCATAGCTTTAGGGGTGCTAATATCCATGATTCTTTATAATGCTACAATCTTCATGTTCTTAAAAGACCGTAACTATGGCATATATATTATCTATGTGTTTATGATGCTTATGTATCAGGGTACTGTAACCGGCCAATTCAGGTACATCCACAATGCAGTAGGAAGCTTTTTGATTTCACAGATTCCGTTAATCGTTGCGTTATTGCTTTTAGTCATAATACTATTTGTAGTTTCATTCCTAAATTTACGGCACTATGCTCCTATACACTATAAAATTATGCTGGCTATTGCTATTCCTGTGTGTATTGTTCTTATCCTTGCCATTTTCCAGCAACGCTTCATTACAAATGCAGCTTTGTATTATATTGTACTTGTTTTAGATATTCTTATCCTTTCTGCCGCAATTGCTGCACTTCATTCTGGATTTGCACCTGCAAAATTCTTCCTGCTTGCATGGATATTTGTTGTGGGTGGAGCAATGGTATTTGTATTACGAGGTCTTGGTATACTTCCTCAGAATCCCTCAACTCAGTACGCTATTTTCATTGGTTCAGCAATAGAATCGGTGGTGCTTTCCTTTGCCCTTGGCTATAGGATAAAGACAATTCGCGATGAAAGTGAAGAGTTGAAACAAAAAGAAGCTGAACTTGAAAAACTATCAGTAACTGATGCCCTTACTACCCTATATAATAAACGTCACCTTAATGAAAAATTATCAGAAATATTACGCACCGTATCATTTGATCATCATCCCGTGTCCCTTATTATGATAGATATTGACCACTTTAAAGATTTCAATGATACGTATGGTCATATGGAAGGCGACCGATTGCTCTCTGGATTTGCCAAGATACTTAAATCCACCATCAGAGGTGATGACATTCCATGCCGCTATGGAGGTGAGGAATTTGTGATAATTTTGAACAACACCGGAATTGATGACGCTCTGTTTGTTGCTGAAAAGATCCGTACTCGCTTTGAAAACTATGTGCATGACCTTGAATCTGGGAAAAAGGTATCTGCAACGTTAAGCGCTGGCATAGCCACTTGCAGGATTGATGACACTCCGGAAACATTGCTCAAAAGAGCCGATGAGGCATTATACCGTGCAAAATCTGGTGGAAGGAACAGATGCGAGGTGGGGATATAG